A genomic segment from Glycine soja cultivar W05 chromosome 18, ASM419377v2, whole genome shotgun sequence encodes:
- the LOC114395668 gene encoding mitogen-activated protein kinase 20-like — protein MQQDHRKKSSAEMDFFSEYGDANRYKIQEVIGKGSYGVVCSAIDTHTGEKVAIKKIHDIFEHISDAARILREIKLLRLLRHPDIVEIKHIMLPPSRKDFKDIYVVFELMESDLHQVIKANDDLTKEHYQFFLYQLLRALKYIHTANVYHRDLKPKNILANANCKLKICDFGLARVAFSDTPTTIFWTDYVATRWYRAPELCGSFYSKYTPAIDIWSIGCIFAEVLTGKPLFPGKNVVHQLDLMTDLLGTPSLDTISRVRNEKARRYLTSMRKKQPVPFAQKFPNADPLALRLLEKLLAFDPKNRPTAEEALADPYFKGLAKVEREPSCQPITKMEFEFERRRVTKEEIRELIFREILEYHPQLLKDYMNGTERTNFLYPSAVDQFRKQFAHLEENGKNGPVMPLDRKHVSLPRSTIVHSNTVHPKEQTNIASSKNRPTAEEYNKHPRDTEIPVPRSMQGPQRIPLAKPGKVVGPVVPYEYGNIVKDSYDPRSFIRGSVLPTQPVPPAYYYQRSSTGNQERPSTEADKSVPLQAKHAQQCGVNAKMAPDIAINIDTNPFFMTRAGVNKLEQGDQIAIETNMLQPKAHQYGGISAAAGATAHRKVGPVQYGMTRMF, from the exons ATGCAGCAAGATCACAGGAAAAAG AGTTCAGCTGAGATGGACTTTTTCTCCGAATATGGTGATGCCAACCGGTACAAAATTCAAGAAGTCATTGGGAAGGGAAGTTATGGTGTTGTCTGTTCAGCCATTGACACTCACACAGGTGAAAAAGTGGCAATTAAGAAGATTCATGACATCTTCGAGCATATATCCGATGCTGCTCGTATTCTCCGTGAGATAAAGCTGCTTAGACTTCTACGACATCCTGATATTGTTGAAATAAAACACATTATGCTGCCTCCGTCAAGGAAGGACTTTAAAGATATTTACGTTGTTTTTGAGCTCATGGAGTCTGATCTTCATCAAGTCATTAAAGCCAATGATGACTTGACAAAAGAACACTATCAGTTTTTTCTTTACCAATTACTTCGAGCACTGAAGTACATTCACACGG CAAATGTCTATCATCGAGATTTGAAGCCAAAGAATATACTTGCTAATGCGAACTGTAAGCTTAAAATATGTGATTTTGGGTTAGCTAGAGTTGCCTTCAGTGACACACCAACAACTATATTTTGGACG GATTATGTTGCTACAAGGTGGTATAGAGCTCCAGAACTATGTGGATCATTTTACTCTAAG TATACACCAGCAATTGATATATGGAGTATAGGTTGCATCTTTGCTGAAGTACTAACAGGAAAGCCACTTTTTCCTGGGAAAAATGTAGTTCATCAATTGGATCTGATGACAGATCTGCTTGGAACTCCTTCACTAGATACTATATCTCGG GTACGTAATGAGAAGGCAAGGAGATACCTAACTAGCATGAGGAAAAAGCAGCCTGTGCCATTTGCTCAAAAATTTCCCAATGCAGACCCTTTAGCACTAAGGCTACTGGAAAAGTTGTTGGCTTTTGATCCAAAAAACCGACCTACTGCTGAAGAG GCTTTGGCTGATCCTTACTTCAAGGGACTGGCAAAAGTTGAGAGGGAACCATCCTGCCAACCTATCACGAAAatggaatttgaatttgaaagacGAAGAGTCACAAAGGAAGAAATTCGAGAGCTGATTTTCCGTGAGATTCTAGAGTATCATCCTCAACTATTGAAAGACTACATGAATGGAACAGAGAGAACTAATTTTCTTTATCCAag TGCTGTTGATCAATTCCGAAAGCAGTTTGCTCATCTTGAGGAAAATGGTAAAAATGGCCCTGTTATGCCACTTGATAGAAAGCATGTTTCTCTTCCAAG GTCAACAATTGTACATTCAAATACAGTACACCCAAAAGAGCAAACAAATATTGCTTCCAGCAAAAACCGACCAACAGCCGAGGAATATAACAAGCACCCCAGGGATACAGAAATTCCAGTGCCTAGGTCAATGCAGGGACCACAAAGAATTCCACTAG caAAACCTGGAAAAGTTGTTGGGCCCGTTGTTCCTTACGAGTACGGTAACATTGTCAAGGATTCAtatgatcctaggtcatttatCAGAGGTTCTGTGCTTCCTACACAACCTGTTCCCCCAGCATATTATTATCAAAGATCCAGCACTGGAAACCAAGAAAGGCCATCAACAGAAGCTGACAAGAGTGTGCCTTTGCAGGCAAAACATGCACAACAATGTGGAGTTAATGCCAAGATGGCACCAGATATAGCTATTAATATTGATACAAATCCCTTTTTTATGACCAGGGCAGGAGTTAACAAGTTAGAGCAAGGTGATCAAATAGCCATAGAGACAAACATGCTGCAGCCAAAGGCACATCAATATGGTGGAATCAGTGCTGCAGCTGGGGCCACTGCTCATAGAAAAGTTGGTCCTGTTCAGTATGGTATGACAAGAATGTTTTAG
- the LOC114396932 gene encoding peroxisomal and mitochondrial division factor 1-like, with amino-acid sequence MEAANGVVSKKIEALERENAAKKDEIRRLKKEIDSLRREAAELRDSETSAALKNLLEERERTVTFLERETESLKQLKAESEMKVRDLERKLSVVEVRESEERSKRVRAEEETREKVGEKEREIEEMRQRIEDLEKVRVVEMREKGERVDGEWTKWLGIVWPVVATGSGAVAAVFYLCFRKRSR; translated from the coding sequence ATGGAGGCGGCGAACGGCGTCGTGTCGAAGAAGATCGAGGCGTTGGAGCGCGAGAACGCGGCCAAGAAGGACGAGATCCGGAGGCTGAAGAAGGAGATCGATTCGCTCCGGCGCGAGGCGGCGGAGCTGCGGGACTCGGAGACGAGCGCGGCGCTGAAGAACCTCCTCGAAGAGAGAGAACGAACGGTGACATTCCTAGAGAGAGAAACAGAATCTCTGAAACAGTTGAAAGCAGAGAGCGAGATGAAGGTTCGCGATCTGGAGCGGAAGCTAAGCGTTGTGGAAGTGAGGGAGAGCGAGGAGCGCAGCAAGAGGGTTAGGGCGGAGGAAGAGACCAGAGAGAAGGTtggggagaaagagagagagattgaAGAGATGAGACAGAGAATTGAAGATTTGGAGAAAGTTAGAGTTGTGGAAATGAGAGAGAAAGGAGAGAGAGTGGATGGCGAATGGACGAAGTGGTTGGGGATTGTGTGGCCGGTGGTGGCGACGGGGAGTGGAGCCGTTGCTGCGGTGTTCTATCTCTGTTTTCGAAAACGCAGTAGGTGA